One [Clostridium] saccharolyticum WM1 DNA segment encodes these proteins:
- a CDS encoding recombinase family protein, with protein MKVQQKDITIIPPDPKYDSHIRIEHKTLNVAAYCRVSTRFEQQENSYDAQIAYYTRKIGMNKSWNCAGIYADEGKAATGTKFRDSFNDMIEDCYAGKIDLILTKSISRFARNTVDCLRIIRELKERQIRILFEKENIDTMDNTGELLITILSSQAQEESRNLSENTRWGIIRKFEQGIVQVNHKKFMGYTKNEDEKLIIIPEEAAVVKRIFDLYLQGLGTYKIARVLESEGIRTTTGKEKWHHETIYKMLQCEKYMGDAILQKTYTIDFLTKKKVMNNGYVKKYYVRNSHEAIITKEQFYLVQEEMKRRSCASERSTRKRYSSAYPLSGLIICGKCSGTYNRVSWQNKSGKSFVWRCRERLKAGTVQCKQSATIRESEMMKLLSKLFNTIIKTDPADSTVYLIKTKAVLIVNLGDKGEFNDDDLTKQLLNKVIERIVVKDEKTVIVHFKTGLIMEKTLS; from the coding sequence ATGAAAGTGCAGCAAAAGGACATTACAATAATCCCGCCCGATCCCAAGTATGACTCACATATTAGGATTGAACACAAAACTCTAAATGTAGCAGCATACTGCAGGGTCAGTACAAGATTTGAGCAGCAGGAAAATAGCTATGATGCTCAAATAGCTTATTACACAAGAAAAATCGGAATGAACAAAAGTTGGAACTGTGCCGGTATCTATGCTGATGAAGGTAAGGCAGCCACTGGTACGAAATTCCGTGATAGCTTCAATGATATGATTGAGGACTGTTATGCTGGCAAGATTGATCTGATTCTAACAAAATCAATAAGTCGGTTTGCTAGGAATACGGTAGACTGCTTAAGGATTATCCGCGAGTTAAAAGAAAGGCAAATCCGAATTCTATTTGAAAAAGAGAACATCGATACAATGGACAATACCGGTGAGTTACTAATCACCATCTTGAGTAGCCAAGCACAAGAGGAAAGCCGTAACTTGAGCGAAAACACAAGGTGGGGAATTATCCGGAAATTTGAACAAGGTATTGTTCAGGTGAATCACAAGAAGTTTATGGGATACACAAAAAATGAAGATGAGAAGCTAATCATTATTCCAGAAGAAGCTGCAGTTGTTAAAAGAATATTTGATCTTTATCTGCAAGGACTTGGGACTTATAAAATTGCGAGAGTACTTGAAAGTGAAGGAATAAGAACAACGACAGGAAAAGAAAAATGGCATCACGAGACGATTTATAAAATGCTTCAATGTGAAAAATACATGGGAGATGCAATTCTGCAAAAAACCTATACGATTGACTTTTTAACAAAGAAGAAAGTCATGAATAATGGTTATGTAAAGAAGTACTACGTTAGAAATAGCCATGAGGCAATTATCACAAAAGAACAGTTCTATCTTGTTCAAGAGGAAATGAAACGGAGAAGCTGTGCTAGTGAAAGAAGCACTAGAAAACGATACAGTTCAGCTTATCCGCTAAGTGGACTTATTATCTGTGGCAAATGTAGCGGCACTTATAATAGAGTGTCATGGCAGAATAAAAGTGGCAAATCCTTTGTCTGGCGATGTCGAGAGCGATTGAAAGCTGGGACTGTGCAATGTAAACAGTCAGCAACTATAAGAGAATCAGAAATGATGAAATTATTGAGTAAGTTATTCAATACGATTATAAAAACGGATCCTGCTGACTCGACAGTGTATTTGATCAAAACAAAAGCGGTTCTAATAGTAAACCTTGGAGACAAAGGAGAGTTCAATGATGACGATTTAACAAAGCAATTACTGAACAAGGTAATTGAACGGATTGTGGTCAAGGATGAAAAAACTGTAATAGTACACTTCAAAACCGGATTAATAATGGAAAAGACTTTATCATGA
- a CDS encoding diguanylate cyclase domain-containing protein, whose translation MDGDIGHNKRNTIGYFIISFALVFALSFLVLFFLEKEVRTTKIEAVQSQEQRVVKLESDFMGREFSMVLSDLHYLHHAFENELLDTNSYVNVAANWAEFSTQRRIYDQIRYIDANGDEKIRINISEKGGYIVPAKDLQNKKDRYYFTETVKLNEESVYVSPLDLNIEQGKIEIPYKPMIRLSTPVYDEKGKLQGIIVLNYLADYMLSGFRDLANNSQGEIILLNANGYSLSSSNPENDWNFMFDEKKEKTFEHDFPNEWKSLIENKSQFTTEKGLITVTPVVLSHKFNADKMNIHDQQIILGDGSWYIVSLIERTQKNGELFNDNVWAMGLDVFVKNIYYFILIGIISGIVGFLVYVNRKTYSRIKYYSEFDPLTKTFNRRAGIAKLNELFPSDDRRQFLGSLCFIDINGLKEVNDTLGHKLGDELIITVADIIKRTIREQDFLVRLGGDEFLIVFNGIGIDMAEKIWERIVQEYNQINNNEDRAYLISVSHGVVDFDNKQKTHVDDLISAADEKMYHEKQIIKANLSVIKEHKKI comes from the coding sequence TTGGATGGGGATATTGGTCATAACAAAAGGAACACTATAGGGTATTTCATAATATCTTTTGCATTGGTATTTGCTCTCTCGTTTTTGGTTTTATTTTTTCTTGAAAAAGAAGTACGAACAACTAAGATTGAGGCTGTGCAGAGTCAAGAACAAAGGGTGGTTAAACTAGAAAGCGACTTCATGGGGCGTGAATTTAGCATGGTATTATCAGACCTACATTACCTCCATCATGCATTTGAAAATGAATTATTAGATACGAACAGCTATGTAAATGTAGCTGCTAACTGGGCTGAGTTTTCTACTCAAAGGCGTATATATGATCAGATCAGATATATAGATGCTAATGGAGATGAAAAAATCCGTATTAACATTAGTGAAAAAGGCGGGTACATTGTACCTGCAAAAGATTTACAAAATAAAAAAGATCGCTACTATTTTACTGAAACAGTAAAACTCAATGAGGAGAGTGTCTATGTATCTCCTCTCGATTTAAATATTGAGCAAGGTAAAATAGAGATTCCTTATAAGCCAATGATCCGTCTTTCCACTCCAGTTTATGATGAGAAAGGCAAACTACAAGGTATCATTGTGTTGAATTATCTCGCTGATTATATGTTGTCAGGATTTAGAGATTTGGCGAATAATAGTCAAGGCGAAATCATTCTACTGAATGCAAATGGGTACAGTTTATCGTCATCAAATCCTGAGAATGATTGGAACTTTATGTTTGATGAGAAAAAAGAAAAAACTTTTGAACATGATTTTCCAAATGAGTGGAAGTCTCTTATTGAAAACAAGTCTCAATTTACTACTGAAAAAGGACTGATAACAGTAACACCGGTTGTTTTAAGTCATAAATTCAATGCGGACAAAATGAACATCCACGATCAACAGATTATTCTTGGGGATGGAAGTTGGTATATTGTTTCATTAATCGAAAGAACTCAGAAAAACGGAGAGCTTTTTAATGACAATGTATGGGCAATGGGCTTAGATGTTTTCGTAAAGAATATTTATTATTTTATTTTGATAGGCATCATTTCAGGCATAGTTGGGTTCTTAGTCTATGTTAATAGAAAGACGTATTCGAGAATTAAATATTATTCCGAGTTTGACCCGCTTACAAAGACCTTTAATAGACGTGCAGGTATTGCTAAGCTGAATGAGTTATTTCCATCTGATGATAGACGTCAATTTTTAGGTAGTTTATGTTTTATCGATATTAATGGCCTAAAGGAAGTTAACGATACACTCGGACATAAATTGGGAGATGAACTCATAATAACGGTAGCTGATATTATAAAAAGAACAATCCGCGAACAAGACTTTTTAGTGCGATTAGGCGGAGATGAGTTTTTAATTGTATTTAATGGTATTGGAATCGATATGGCTGAAAAAATATGGGAGAGAATTGTTCAAGAGTATAATCAAATTAATAATAATGAAGACAGAGCTTACTTAATCAGTGTAAGCCATGGAGTCGTTGATTTTGACAATAAACAGAAAACTCATGTTGATGATTTGATTAGTGCTGCTGATGAAAAGATGTATCATGAGAAGCAAATCATCAAAGCTAATTTGAGCGTGATTAAGGAACATAAAAAAATTTGA
- a CDS encoding bacteriohemerythrin, with the protein MFLWKKEFELGIGSIDDQHKMLLEIGNRINELLINHEEDDDNYDEIFTVIEELKDYTIYHFNTEEELFIKYKYPEYDEHKKEHDDFIAYIESVNLENIDDNQKMFLKELLGKIVQWVFKHIITTDFMYKDYLLKLGMK; encoded by the coding sequence ATGTTTCTATGGAAAAAGGAATTTGAGTTAGGCATAGGTTCAATCGATGACCAACACAAGATGTTGCTTGAAATTGGCAATCGCATCAACGAATTATTAATCAATCACGAAGAGGACGATGATAATTATGATGAAATCTTTACGGTGATTGAGGAACTAAAAGATTATACTATTTATCATTTTAATACCGAAGAAGAGCTTTTTATTAAGTATAAATACCCGGAATACGACGAGCACAAGAAGGAACATGATGATTTTATTGCGTACATTGAATCAGTAAATCTCGAGAATATTGATGACAATCAGAAAATGTTCTTGAAAGAACTGCTTGGAAAAATTGTTCAATGGGTATTCAAACATATCATTACAACGGATTTCATGTATAAAGACTATTTACTTAAACTTGGTATGAAATAA
- a CDS encoding PAS domain S-box protein: protein MKRFYFIFSLLIIFISLASVSAYADTTDAYNPDTIFENNKSVMLLIDSTTGDIIDANSAAADFYGYTRKELTKMKISEINILSDQEIKEEMKAAILEKRNYFEFKHRLKDGSIKDVEVYSSPASDKTGNAVLFSIVHDITAKKLAEREAIRNKMMVIYLFGAIIVTLIIAVFVINRVKKNERTNKNKFKTLFENMNEGFALHEIVVNQDGQPIDYRFLDANHAFEKITGLQIDKIKDKTVKEVFPNTEQYWIDTYGDVAIHGKNVKFSNYSSELDKHFNVNVYSPQANYFVTVFTDVTLEKKAQEQIESEKRLLETILEDTLSGYWDWDLKANTEYLSPSFKTMFGYSNDELENSPEAWQAIIFREDLPRVFEQFEKHVSSKGEVPFYNEVRYHHKNGSTVWVICSGRVVEWDGDKPLRMVGCHINISKIKELEHINEEERTLFKTTLHSIGDGVISTDINGNVDIMNSVAESLTGWTMEEAKGHPFKSVFVIINEFTRTKCDDPVEKVFKTEEIIELENHTLLIKKNAEEVPIEDSAAPIRDEKGNITGVVVVFRDCSDKREKQEKIQYLSYHDQLTGLYNRHFFEEELLRLDVERNLPFTIAMLDVNGLKLTNDAFGHEAGDLLLKNVAKVLKNECRTDDIISRIGGDEFIILLPKTSPTEAELIVKRIYKAIDEQKVDNIVISVSIGWETKEYISQDIKEVFAKAEDYMYRKKITESQSMRNQTIKVIMQTLHETNAREKVHSERVGKLCRKIGESMKLDDEVLKELELAGLMHDIGKIAINNDILNKPGKLTDAEFTEIKKHPEISYHILKSADVYTRLAEYVLSHHERWDGKGYPRGISGEDIPLVARIITVADAYEAMTATRTYKEAFSHEQAIEELKRCAGTQFDPDIVHACEKYCWMMNGNFTTELKGDH from the coding sequence ATGAAAAGGTTTTACTTTATTTTCTCACTATTAATCATTTTTATATCATTGGCTAGTGTATCTGCGTATGCTGATACTACTGATGCTTATAATCCGGATACTATATTTGAGAATAACAAATCTGTTATGCTTCTCATTGATTCGACAACTGGGGATATTATAGATGCAAACAGTGCAGCCGCTGACTTTTATGGATACACGAGAAAAGAACTTACTAAAATGAAAATCAGTGAAATTAATATACTATCTGATCAAGAAATAAAAGAAGAAATGAAAGCCGCTATCCTTGAAAAAAGAAATTACTTTGAGTTTAAACACCGTTTAAAGGATGGATCAATAAAAGATGTTGAGGTTTATTCTTCTCCGGCAAGCGACAAGACAGGTAATGCTGTTCTGTTTTCAATAGTCCATGATATTACGGCAAAAAAGCTAGCAGAAAGAGAAGCAATCAGAAATAAAATGATGGTGATTTATTTGTTTGGAGCTATTATCGTCACATTAATTATTGCTGTTTTCGTTATAAATCGAGTTAAAAAGAATGAAAGAACTAATAAAAATAAGTTCAAAACCCTTTTTGAAAACATGAACGAAGGATTCGCACTACACGAAATAGTGGTAAATCAAGATGGTCAACCAATTGACTATCGTTTTTTAGATGCTAATCATGCATTCGAAAAAATTACAGGCTTACAGATTGATAAAATCAAAGATAAGACTGTAAAAGAAGTGTTCCCTAATACAGAACAATACTGGATTGACACCTATGGTGATGTTGCAATCCACGGAAAAAACGTGAAATTCTCGAATTACTCTAGCGAATTGGACAAGCATTTTAATGTGAATGTGTACAGCCCACAGGCGAATTATTTCGTTACTGTTTTTACAGATGTAACGTTAGAGAAAAAAGCACAAGAACAGATTGAAAGTGAAAAGAGACTTCTTGAAACAATTTTAGAAGATACTCTTTCTGGTTATTGGGATTGGGATTTGAAGGCGAACACAGAATATTTGAGTCCATCATTTAAGACCATGTTTGGTTATTCAAATGATGAACTTGAGAATTCCCCAGAGGCTTGGCAAGCCATTATTTTTAGGGAGGATCTTCCAAGAGTTTTTGAACAATTTGAAAAACACGTTTCATCTAAGGGCGAAGTTCCGTTCTATAACGAAGTTAGATATCATCATAAAAATGGTTCTACAGTATGGGTTATATGTTCAGGTCGAGTTGTTGAATGGGATGGAGATAAACCTCTTAGGATGGTTGGTTGCCATATAAATATTTCGAAGATTAAAGAGCTGGAACATATCAATGAAGAAGAAAGAACCTTATTCAAAACAACACTTCATTCTATTGGCGATGGTGTAATTTCCACGGATATTAACGGAAACGTTGATATCATGAACAGTGTTGCAGAAAGTTTAACTGGCTGGACAATGGAAGAAGCAAAGGGTCATCCGTTTAAAAGTGTTTTTGTAATTATCAATGAATTTACTAGAACGAAATGTGATGATCCGGTAGAAAAGGTGTTTAAAACCGAGGAAATTATTGAACTTGAAAATCATACATTGCTTATCAAAAAGAATGCTGAAGAAGTGCCTATTGAGGATAGTGCAGCACCAATTAGAGATGAAAAAGGAAATATTACAGGTGTGGTTGTCGTATTTAGAGATTGTAGTGATAAGAGAGAAAAACAAGAGAAAATTCAATATTTGAGCTATCACGACCAACTTACAGGACTATACAATAGACATTTCTTCGAAGAAGAATTGTTGAGATTAGATGTCGAAAGAAACTTACCGTTTACAATTGCCATGCTAGACGTTAATGGACTTAAGCTTACCAATGATGCTTTTGGCCATGAAGCGGGCGATTTGCTTTTGAAGAATGTAGCAAAAGTTCTTAAAAATGAGTGTCGAACAGATGACATTATTTCAAGAATAGGTGGAGATGAATTTATCATATTACTCCCTAAGACAAGTCCTACAGAAGCGGAGCTGATTGTTAAAAGAATTTACAAAGCTATTGACGAACAAAAGGTAGACAATATTGTCATATCAGTTTCAATTGGTTGGGAGACAAAAGAATATATTAGCCAAGATATAAAGGAAGTGTTTGCCAAAGCTGAAGACTACATGTATCGCAAAAAGATTACCGAAAGCCAAAGCATGAGAAATCAAACAATAAAAGTGATTATGCAAACACTTCATGAAACCAATGCAAGAGAAAAAGTTCACTCAGAACGCGTTGGAAAATTATGTCGAAAAATTGGCGAGTCCATGAAATTAGATGATGAAGTGCTTAAAGAATTAGAACTAGCTGGATTAATGCATGATATCGGAAAAATTGCAATCAATAACGACATATTGAACAAGCCTGGTAAACTCACAGATGCTGAATTTACGGAGATTAAAAAGCATCCGGAGATCAGTTACCACATTTTAAAATCTGCGGATGTATATACCAGACTTGCAGAATATGTTTTATCCCATCATGAACGATGGGATGGGAAAGGATATCCAAGAGGTATCTCAGGAGAAGATATTCCACTGGTTGCGAGAATCATAACAGTAGCAGATGCTTATGAAGCTATGACGGCCACTAGGACATATAAAGAAGCTTTCTCTCATGAACAGGCTATCGAAGAATTGAAACGCTGTGCGGGCACTCAATTTGACCCAGATATCGTTCATGCTTGCGAAAAGTACTGTTGGATGATGAATGGTAACTTTACAACTGAATTAAAGGGGGATCATTAA
- a CDS encoding recombinase family protein, with protein MAVAKKTVAIIPPQMKYDRHVRVEQKTLRVAAYCRVSTLLEQQEGSYEAQVDYYTEKINSNPNWKCAGIFADDGKSATQTKKRDDFNAMIDACMAGKVDLVLTKSVSRFARNTVDALQCIRKLKEKNVPVIFEKEGVNTMESGGELLITILSSQAQEESRNISENTRWGLTRRFENGIISVNHKKFLGYTKDDDGNLIIVPDEAVIVKRIFREYLEGKSIIQIAKGLQDDGIKTVTGLENWHPGTIDKMLSNEKFCGDACMQKTYTIDFLTKKKVKNQGYAPQYYIEDNHEAIIPKELFHQVQVEKARRASLNKAAVTRKANKAKKEKSKYSSKYVLTELLTCGECGHSYRRQTWSKYGQKSAVWRCEDRLKQGTSSKCHHSPTLKEEQLHDAIMKAINKVVENNGDFIGTFRENVIRVIGNYSTKGVTTEYDDQIDALQKQMLTLIEDNARQGAVSEEFDEAYRKLSEQINELKQAKIQLVRAQKQAENYAERVDELDKAIKTVNPEVREFDQELVKRLIYSIKVNKGMKITIQFHSGIVMTESVDYFED; from the coding sequence ATGGCAGTAGCAAAAAAGACGGTAGCAATCATACCGCCTCAAATGAAATATGATAGACATGTACGAGTAGAACAGAAAACGCTCAGGGTAGCCGCTTATTGCAGAGTCAGTACGCTTCTAGAACAGCAGGAAGGCAGCTACGAAGCGCAGGTCGATTATTATACAGAAAAAATCAATAGCAACCCAAACTGGAAGTGTGCTGGAATATTCGCCGATGATGGGAAAAGCGCCACACAGACAAAGAAACGTGACGATTTCAATGCCATGATTGATGCATGCATGGCTGGAAAAGTGGATCTGGTACTGACAAAATCGGTTAGCCGATTCGCTAGAAACACAGTTGATGCCCTGCAGTGCATTCGAAAGCTTAAAGAAAAGAATGTGCCGGTAATCTTCGAAAAAGAGGGCGTCAACACCATGGAAAGCGGTGGCGAACTCCTGATTACGATCCTAAGTAGTCAGGCTCAGGAGGAAAGCCGGAATATCAGCGAAAATACAAGGTGGGGCTTAACCAGAAGATTTGAAAACGGCATCATATCGGTAAACCATAAGAAGTTTCTCGGCTACACTAAAGATGACGATGGTAACCTCATCATCGTTCCGGATGAAGCAGTGATTGTTAAACGGATTTTCAGAGAGTATCTGGAGGGAAAAAGCATCATACAGATTGCCAAAGGACTACAAGATGACGGCATAAAGACCGTAACAGGGCTCGAAAACTGGCATCCTGGCACCATCGATAAGATGCTCTCAAACGAGAAGTTCTGCGGAGATGCCTGCATGCAGAAAACTTACACCATCGACTTCCTCACGAAAAAGAAGGTCAAGAACCAAGGGTATGCACCACAGTACTATATCGAAGACAACCATGAGGCGATTATCCCGAAAGAGCTGTTTCACCAAGTACAGGTTGAAAAAGCCAGAAGAGCAAGTCTCAACAAAGCTGCAGTAACAAGAAAGGCAAATAAGGCTAAGAAAGAAAAGAGCAAATATAGCTCAAAATATGTGCTGACGGAACTCCTGACTTGCGGAGAATGCGGTCACTCATACAGAAGACAGACATGGTCTAAATATGGTCAGAAATCAGCAGTATGGCGCTGTGAGGACAGACTTAAGCAAGGGACAAGCTCCAAATGTCATCACTCGCCAACCCTGAAAGAAGAACAACTGCACGATGCAATCATGAAGGCAATCAATAAAGTGGTCGAAAATAACGGCGATTTTATCGGAACCTTTAGAGAGAATGTGATTCGAGTCATCGGTAACTATAGCACCAAAGGGGTTACAACTGAATACGATGACCAGATCGATGCCCTGCAAAAACAGATGCTGACGCTCATCGAAGATAACGCACGACAAGGAGCTGTCAGCGAAGAGTTTGATGAAGCATACAGAAAGTTATCCGAGCAGATAAACGAGCTAAAACAGGCGAAAATACAGCTTGTAAGGGCACAGAAGCAAGCTGAGAACTATGCCGAAAGAGTTGATGAACTGGACAAGGCAATCAAGACCGTAAACCCAGAGGTAAGAGAGTTTGATCAAGAACTGGTGAAAAGATTAATCTACAGCATCAAGGTCAATAAGGGCATGAAAATTACCATACAGTTTCACTCAGGGATTGTTATGACTGAGAGTGTGGATTATTTCGAAGACTAA
- a CDS encoding recombinase family protein has product MMQRHMPMGYKMVNGAVEIQEEHAKTVKSIFADYIAGKSMFAIAKDLTAIGVLNANKKPNWNHGSVGKILQNIRYQGDELYPRLIDDETFKKAQERRGRVEKKLSRTQQVQAIRNQTVFSGMIRCGECGENYKKYIEHAGKSSEKVKWKCKHYIYQNRVLCKNHFFTDEDLKEIFIEATNQLLRQRWLIEKIKPQEPPKMSLDLRETENRIKELELEGDYSNPILPELILRRAQLYYAGAKVYDQPRNAEKLKEALAENTTLTEFDEELFKTIIKQMTIYKETKIAVEFIGGITIERPIETQRKDGNHGSSKKDGSNHTASNEI; this is encoded by the coding sequence ATGATGCAAAGACATATGCCCATGGGATACAAGATGGTGAATGGAGCAGTTGAAATACAAGAGGAACATGCGAAAACGGTAAAATCAATTTTTGCAGATTACATCGCTGGGAAATCTATGTTTGCCATCGCAAAAGACCTGACCGCAATAGGCGTACTTAATGCTAATAAGAAGCCGAATTGGAATCATGGTTCAGTGGGGAAGATCCTGCAGAACATCAGGTATCAAGGGGACGAATTATATCCAAGACTTATTGATGACGAGACCTTTAAAAAGGCACAGGAGCGAAGGGGAAGAGTAGAGAAGAAACTCAGTAGAACACAGCAAGTGCAAGCCATTCGAAATCAAACGGTTTTCAGCGGCATGATCCGATGCGGCGAATGTGGTGAAAACTACAAGAAGTACATCGAGCATGCTGGAAAGTCTTCTGAAAAGGTCAAATGGAAGTGCAAACACTATATCTACCAAAACCGGGTTTTGTGCAAAAACCATTTCTTCACTGATGAAGACTTGAAAGAGATTTTTATAGAAGCCACCAATCAACTATTAAGGCAAAGGTGGCTGATCGAAAAAATCAAACCGCAAGAACCGCCGAAGATGAGCTTGGATTTAAGAGAGACAGAAAACCGGATTAAGGAACTGGAGCTGGAAGGTGACTACTCGAATCCGATACTACCGGAACTGATACTCAGGCGAGCGCAGCTCTACTATGCAGGGGCCAAAGTATATGATCAACCAAGAAATGCTGAGAAGTTGAAAGAAGCTCTTGCGGAAAACACCACCTTGACGGAATTTGACGAGGAACTGTTCAAAACGATTATTAAGCAAATGACCATTTATAAAGAAACCAAGATAGCGGTTGAATTTATAGGTGGCATCACCATAGAAAGACCCATAGAAACCCAAAGAAAGGATGGTAACCATGGCAGTAGCAAAAAAGACGGTAGCAATCATACCGCCTCAAATGAAATATGA
- a CDS encoding recombinase family protein: protein MAKKVTKIEPVRQNVIQTLRPKKRVCAYCRVSTDSTKQHTSYVAQVEYYESYIGKREDWEFIGIFADEAKSGTKVKSRDEFLRMMHECENGNIDVIITKSVTRFARNTVDSIEAIRKLKSLGVTVYFEKENLNTLSEQSEQMLTILSSLAQGESESISTNNRWGIQKRFRDGSYRLSTVAYGYTKDEDGELVIKEDEAEIVRRIYLEYLGGKGSYVITRDLNKDQVPTVRTAETWNESTVKEILQNPIYEGDLILQKTYTTEVLPFTKKRNRGEMPQFFIKDNHEPIITREQGQMVREIYEYRRKQMGNDRSEKYQNRYEFSSIIMCSECNGSFKRQKIYIGKPYEKIQWSCTNHIKNSAMCKMKPVREGIIKDAYLTMWNKLVSNYVYILIPMLDSLKNLRINKEQETEIEELNHKIMELTEQSHILSRVAQKGYVDSALFIQKQNALNVELEETKRKRNSLLDSNGFEKEITGTQRLLEIIRYNPVIMEDYDESLFSHTVEQVIIGQKNTITFKLINGLELIEKAGTGGEQE from the coding sequence ATGGCAAAGAAAGTAACTAAAATAGAACCGGTGAGACAGAATGTCATACAAACTCTCAGACCGAAAAAACGGGTTTGCGCTTACTGCAGAGTTAGCACGGATTCCACCAAGCAGCACACCTCCTACGTAGCTCAAGTGGAATATTACGAAAGCTATATCGGAAAACGTGAGGATTGGGAATTTATCGGCATCTTTGCGGATGAAGCAAAAAGTGGAACAAAGGTTAAGAGCCGAGATGAATTTTTGCGAATGATGCATGAATGCGAAAATGGCAATATCGATGTCATCATCACGAAATCGGTCACTCGGTTTGCTAGAAATACAGTTGATAGCATAGAAGCCATCCGGAAACTGAAATCCCTTGGAGTGACAGTATACTTTGAAAAAGAGAACCTCAACACCCTGTCAGAGCAAAGCGAACAGATGCTGACGATTTTGAGCTCCTTGGCACAAGGGGAATCCGAAAGCATCTCGACCAACAACCGCTGGGGTATTCAAAAGAGATTTAGGGATGGCAGTTATAGGCTCAGCACAGTAGCCTATGGATATACGAAGGATGAAGATGGCGAACTGGTGATTAAAGAAGATGAGGCGGAAATAGTACGCCGAATTTACCTGGAGTATCTGGGTGGTAAAGGATCCTACGTCATCACAAGAGATTTAAATAAAGACCAAGTTCCAACCGTTAGAACGGCAGAAACTTGGAATGAAAGTACAGTGAAAGAGATTCTTCAAAATCCTATATATGAAGGTGATCTGATCTTACAGAAAACCTACACCACTGAGGTACTCCCGTTCACGAAGAAACGAAATCGTGGCGAGATGCCTCAGTTTTTTATTAAGGATAACCATGAACCGATTATCACCAGAGAACAAGGACAAATGGTTCGGGAGATTTATGAATATCGAAGGAAACAGATGGGGAATGACCGCAGTGAAAAATATCAAAACAGGTACGAGTTCAGCAGCATAATCATGTGCAGTGAATGCAATGGCTCATTTAAAAGGCAAAAGATCTACATTGGTAAGCCTTACGAGAAAATCCAATGGAGCTGTACAAACCACATTAAGAACAGTGCAATGTGCAAAATGAAGCCGGTTCGTGAGGGCATCATCAAAGATGCCTACCTGACAATGTGGAATAAACTTGTCAGCAATTATGTGTACATACTCATCCCGATGCTGGACTCACTTAAGAATCTTCGAATCAATAAGGAACAAGAAACTGAAATTGAAGAATTAAACCATAAGATCATGGAACTGACTGAGCAGAGCCATATCCTGAGCCGAGTAGCGCAAAAGGGATATGTGGACTCTGCTCTTTTTATACAGAAACAAAATGCTCTGAATGTTGAACTTGAAGAAACGAAGAGAAAAAGGAACAGCCTTCTGGATTCCAATGGGTTCGAAAAGGAGATTACTGGTACTCAAAGACTGCTTGAAATCATCCGGTATAACCCCGTGATTATGGAGGATTATGATGAAAGCCTCTTTAGCCATACAGTGGAGCAGGTGATTATCGGTCAAAAGAATACGATAACCTTCAAACTGATTAATGGACTGGAGTTGATAGAGAAGGCAGGAACAGGTGGTGAGCAGGAATGA
- a CDS encoding SHOCT domain-containing protein — protein MDFDLTKIGEEEAKLHGMTREQSKGEVQYKMALKMLDILMRRGIVSEEEYEKIDHLNRQSFSPQLAKVYA, from the coding sequence ATGGATTTTGATTTAACTAAAATCGGGGAAGAAGAAGCGAAACTTCATGGAATGACCAGAGAGCAATCCAAGGGTGAAGTTCAATATAAAATGGCACTGAAGATGTTAGACATTCTGATGAGAAGGGGCATCGTGAGCGAGGAAGAGTACGAAAAAATCGATCATTTGAACCGCCAATCCTTCTCCCCACAGCTTGCTAAGGTATATGCGTAA